Proteins from one candidate division KSB1 bacterium genomic window:
- a CDS encoding T9SS type A sorting domain-containing protein, translating to MVKSLVLLLISLLSLLPVRARAEYARLIFWDLSEVLRTECAGPGEPAFGEPVPDGVWIEIIWDWNHNGFSLDDIQVPECDEPPVTPVRCGNFARLPMNGEAGLGAGLFYSESAFIWQFGSGMDQFYLQISLAGGWYLVSDTFTLEAGDQVMEILGWECQPATDHCNHMGLTQASGGEPRCDGVHIAWGALDSTRECQGYVISRGGTPIHEQTCDALREYDDLGAEPGVMQTYAVQARVACDSGGSGLTVPVWAFGAVWTPAVARSVVASEDLIDTVLVEWDDPGPLSSDSFFVLRNGARIGAVASDHAATHYRYAHLQATPAFAEFTVQGWSTLCGPGEVSAGDSGDIGLDAAPENGRVLPLETRLLPTYPNPFNATVTIPLAVATAGELHVSVINILGREVASLYHGALEPGLHRLRWTPHCGSGVYFVSLTTTEGTRAAEKILYLR from the coding sequence ATGGTGAAAAGTTTGGTCTTGCTACTGATCTCGCTGCTGTCGCTGCTCCCAGTCCGGGCGCGGGCGGAATACGCCCGACTCATTTTCTGGGATTTGAGCGAAGTGTTGCGAACGGAATGCGCCGGACCCGGCGAACCGGCTTTCGGCGAGCCGGTCCCGGACGGAGTCTGGATCGAGATCATCTGGGATTGGAATCACAATGGATTCAGTCTCGACGACATTCAGGTTCCTGAGTGCGACGAGCCGCCGGTAACTCCAGTCCGCTGCGGTAACTTCGCGCGGCTGCCGATGAACGGCGAAGCGGGACTCGGGGCCGGACTATTCTACTCTGAATCCGCATTCATCTGGCAGTTCGGCAGTGGAATGGACCAGTTCTACCTGCAGATCAGTTTGGCGGGCGGCTGGTATCTGGTGTCGGATACGTTTACGCTCGAAGCAGGGGACCAGGTAATGGAGATTTTAGGCTGGGAATGTCAGCCCGCCACGGACCATTGCAATCACATGGGCCTGACGCAGGCGTCGGGTGGAGAGCCTCGTTGCGACGGCGTACACATTGCATGGGGGGCGCTCGATTCGACCCGGGAATGCCAGGGTTATGTGATCTCGCGGGGCGGCACTCCGATTCACGAGCAGACTTGTGACGCACTGCGCGAGTACGATGACCTGGGTGCGGAGCCGGGAGTAATGCAGACCTATGCGGTGCAGGCCCGCGTAGCTTGCGACAGTGGCGGGAGCGGCCTGACAGTACCGGTTTGGGCCTTTGGCGCGGTCTGGACTCCGGCTGTGGCGCGGAGCGTCGTGGCCTCGGAAGACCTGATAGACACTGTCCTGGTGGAGTGGGATGATCCTGGTCCGCTCTCTTCCGACAGCTTTTTCGTGCTACGTAACGGTGCGCGGATTGGTGCGGTGGCTTCCGATCACGCAGCGACACACTACCGATACGCCCACCTACAGGCAACGCCGGCGTTCGCGGAGTTCACGGTGCAGGGATGGTCAACGTTGTGCGGTCCGGGCGAGGTCAGCGCAGGAGATTCCGGGGACATCGGCCTCGATGCCGCGCCTGAAAATGGGCGGGTGTTACCGTTGGAAACGCGGCTGCTGCCGACTTACCCCAATCCCTTTAACGCGACGGTGACGATTCCACTGGCCGTGGCGACAGCAGGAGAGCTGCACGTGTCCGTCATTAACATTCTGGGCCGGGAGGTGGCCAGCTTGTATCACGGCGCACTGGAGCCGGGTCTGCATCGGCTGCGCTGGACACCACACTGCGGGAGTGGAGTCTATTTTGTGTCACTGACGACGACGGAAGGGACGCGGGCGGCGGAGAAGATCCTGTATCTGCGATAG
- a CDS encoding 4Fe-4S binding protein — protein MTHSINDTCIACAHCEPVCPVKAISEGPEIFVIDPAVCNDCRGHFDRPRCVEICPVEGCIAPAP, from the coding sequence ATGACCCATTCTATCAACGACACCTGCATCGCCTGCGCCCACTGCGAACCCGTCTGCCCCGTCAAGGCGATCAGCGAAGGCCCCGAGATCTTCGTCATTGACCCCGCCGTGTGCAACGACTGCCGAGGCCATTTCGACCGGCCCCGCTGCGTCGAGATCTGTCCCGTCGAAGGCTGCATTGCGCCCGCTCCGTAG
- a CDS encoding T9SS type A sorting domain-containing protein, translated as MRILLVLFFATSALAQFDWSANGVPVRQGLHLGWNGAMTPSGDDVTLFYYHGQRDGTRDVWGQRIDGSGAHRWATDGQLVAANRSEQRAPLTAAYADGSTLVVWEDYQPGRYRDLYAQRYNSSGQPLWSPAEGVAIVVAQRDQYDPDLALDENGIAYVVFTDDRETTGINVRLGAYAQVIDPDGIVRGPADGIQLMDRLYGSNIPGAVVATNGAGFALISAVNLDQTDVVLQKILPDGTIAWPEDPALFSLPDGSLPVIAPILNGLAVGFTDRTADIDGDARLMLIDLDRTPLPGWTAEGLPVESGARTQAVVKLLETSPGGDIAVATASFDYDANSSLATVRRYTRDGGVVHAPVILGPANLNNSPFVMIRQSTAGPMILAWAERSEDIHYRVRTQALSATGQLLWGDHGNLLWERTSKELRVDLAAGANGPQITIVSGRSVTRPESLWVARLNNQGQFAADPDLLAGGITYDSYDPKLVRMAGDQALYVWTDTREHLNRDVYVQILDWRGRPRLGDQGQRVTHGELTIQLPPAACADGSDGAFIAWAGDSSGAYNVLNIQRLYGDGTTPWATPARLESTGGVIGELKLLPDDQQGVFIAYTAYNEAFITRTRVAHVNAEGAFDWPTPYRDFDWPAIYDMTLGDAVADGQGGIFAVASVGSWQDPDLRLFHVARDGSPGANWSWSGQGIGYAGARDYSPRLLQLGDGVVLCFLRLNPDLATGTLRALTIHTDGSLPWGQTPRALIGDNVRILEPQLAQDGTGGFLLGWEDFQQSEFASVRVARFTANGESLWPTGGVRPCLTDGEQRGFALTTDSSGGAWVSWEDDRHSDDYPEWDLYATHLNADGQFASINGFTWPETGAPMCDLPTYQQEVTLIPWVQGSALAVWRDLRSSNPGRCCGAGAVGDIFQNIYTQVLSEISLAAEEPRDAGSIARNFAITSAYPNPFNPTTTIRFDLPAATDIKLAIYNTLGREVTVLNDGLRSAGTHEIVWNAAELPTGLYFARLESANSTSVRKLLLLK; from the coding sequence ATGCGCATCCTGCTCGTCCTCTTCTTCGCCACTTCCGCCCTCGCCCAATTCGACTGGAGCGCCAACGGCGTACCCGTCCGCCAGGGCCTGCATCTGGGCTGGAACGGCGCTATGACGCCATCCGGTGACGATGTCACGCTGTTCTATTATCACGGACAGCGGGACGGAACTCGCGATGTCTGGGGCCAACGGATCGATGGGTCCGGCGCGCACCGTTGGGCGACTGACGGCCAGCTCGTCGCGGCCAATCGCTCCGAACAGCGCGCTCCCCTTACCGCCGCCTACGCCGACGGCTCCACCTTGGTGGTTTGGGAAGACTATCAGCCCGGTCGATATCGGGATTTGTACGCGCAACGCTACAACAGCAGCGGTCAGCCGCTATGGTCACCCGCCGAGGGCGTGGCGATCGTGGTCGCCCAGCGAGACCAGTACGACCCGGATCTCGCCCTCGACGAGAACGGGATCGCCTACGTTGTCTTTACCGACGACCGCGAGACCACCGGCATCAACGTCCGCCTCGGCGCTTATGCACAGGTGATTGATCCTGATGGCATTGTACGAGGACCGGCGGACGGCATTCAGCTCATGGACCGGCTCTACGGCAGCAACATCCCGGGCGCCGTGGTTGCCACAAATGGTGCAGGATTCGCCCTGATCTCAGCCGTGAATCTGGATCAAACTGACGTCGTGCTGCAAAAAATCCTGCCCGACGGCACGATCGCCTGGCCCGAAGATCCGGCCCTGTTTTCACTCCCCGATGGCAGCCTGCCGGTGATCGCCCCTATTCTAAACGGCCTGGCCGTCGGCTTCACCGATCGCACCGCCGACATCGACGGCGACGCGCGTCTGATGCTCATCGATCTCGATCGCACCCCCCTGCCCGGCTGGACCGCAGAGGGCTTACCTGTGGAAAGTGGCGCCCGGACACAGGCCGTCGTCAAGTTGCTGGAGACGAGTCCCGGCGGCGATATCGCCGTCGCCACCGCCAGCTTCGATTATGACGCCAACAGCTCGCTGGCCACCGTCCGTCGCTATACCCGCGACGGCGGCGTGGTCCATGCCCCGGTGATCCTCGGTCCCGCGAACCTGAACAACTCCCCCTTCGTGATGATCCGCCAATCCACCGCAGGCCCAATGATCCTGGCTTGGGCCGAGCGTAGCGAGGATATTCACTATCGCGTCCGTACCCAAGCGCTCTCCGCAACCGGCCAATTGCTGTGGGGAGACCACGGCAATCTGCTCTGGGAGCGCACGAGCAAAGAGCTGCGCGTTGACCTCGCGGCGGGTGCCAACGGACCGCAGATCACTATCGTCTCCGGTCGCTCCGTTACCCGTCCCGAAAGCCTGTGGGTGGCTCGGCTCAACAATCAGGGCCAGTTCGCTGCCGATCCTGACCTGTTGGCGGGTGGCATTACTTACGACTCCTACGACCCGAAACTCGTGCGGATGGCGGGCGATCAGGCACTCTATGTCTGGACCGACACTCGCGAGCATCTGAATCGCGATGTCTATGTCCAGATTCTCGACTGGAGAGGGCGTCCCCGGCTCGGCGATCAAGGACAGCGAGTGACGCACGGTGAACTCACAATTCAACTGCCGCCGGCGGCCTGCGCGGACGGCAGCGATGGCGCGTTCATCGCCTGGGCCGGAGATAGCTCTGGGGCCTACAATGTGTTGAATATTCAGCGTTTGTACGGTGACGGCACGACCCCTTGGGCTACCCCGGCTCGGCTCGAATCCACCGGCGGTGTCATCGGTGAACTGAAGCTCCTGCCGGACGACCAGCAGGGTGTATTCATCGCCTATACGGCTTACAACGAAGCGTTCATCACCCGCACCCGTGTCGCGCACGTGAACGCTGAGGGAGCCTTTGACTGGCCCACACCCTACCGCGATTTCGATTGGCCGGCGATCTACGACATGACCCTCGGTGATGCCGTGGCCGACGGTCAGGGCGGCATCTTTGCCGTCGCGTCGGTCGGAAGTTGGCAGGATCCCGATCTCCGACTCTTCCACGTTGCCCGCGACGGTTCGCCGGGTGCTAACTGGTCATGGAGCGGCCAGGGAATTGGCTACGCCGGCGCCCGCGATTACTCCCCGAGACTCCTGCAACTCGGTGACGGCGTCGTGCTCTGTTTCCTCCGGCTGAATCCCGATTTGGCCACAGGGACCCTGCGTGCCTTGACGATCCATACCGATGGCAGCCTGCCGTGGGGTCAGACGCCGCGTGCGCTGATCGGCGATAACGTTCGAATCCTCGAACCACAGCTTGCCCAAGACGGTACCGGCGGCTTTCTGCTCGGCTGGGAAGACTTTCAGCAAAGTGAGTTCGCGTCCGTCCGTGTCGCGCGCTTCACGGCCAACGGTGAGTCGCTGTGGCCAACTGGTGGCGTGCGGCCCTGCCTGACCGACGGCGAGCAGCGCGGCTTTGCCCTGACCACGGACTCCAGCGGCGGGGCCTGGGTCTCTTGGGAAGATGACCGCCACAGCGACGACTATCCCGAATGGGACCTGTACGCCACGCACCTGAACGCTGACGGCCAGTTCGCTTCGATTAACGGCTTCACCTGGCCGGAGACCGGTGCACCCATGTGCGACCTGCCCACCTACCAGCAGGAAGTCACCCTGATCCCGTGGGTCCAGGGCTCCGCGCTCGCCGTCTGGCGCGACCTCCGCTCGTCCAACCCCGGCCGCTGCTGCGGCGCGGGCGCAGTCGGCGATATCTTCCAGAACATCTATACGCAAGTCTTGAGCGAGATCAGCCTGGCCGCCGAGGAACCCCGCGACGCCGGTAGCATTGCCCGGAATTTCGCGATTACGAGCGCATACCCGAATCCCTTCAATCCGACCACGACCATCCGCTTCGACCTGCCCGCCGCGACCGACATCAAGCTGGCCATCTACAACACCCTCGGCCGCGAAGTTACCGTCTTGAACGACGGCCTACGCTCTGCCGGAACTCACGAGATCGTCTGGAACGCCGCCGAACTTCCCACCGGCCTCTACTTTGCCCGCCTCGAATCTGCGAATTCCACAAGCGTCCGCAAGCTCCTGCTGCTGAAATAA
- a CDS encoding methyl-accepting chemotaxis protein: MKLRLSLTQRLVITILVFGLVPIVVLSAVNLWTIDRLKGRVGVQYQNWACSIADKIDRNLFERYGDVQAFGVNEVVRDRSCWYRGGAKANSLIAAMNQYVALYGMYYLTILVDPEGRVIAVNDKDAGGKPINSAAVYDQNYREAAWFRACAAGEFTTKMPFTAPGNDLLSGTFIEDVHVDADVVSAYPGDEGLALGFSAPVYDAGGRVIAYWSNRAKFSTVEQIVADSYGDLKAAGNPSTELTMLDGSGRIIVDYDPQLRKSEEVVHDMSVLLKFNLAEQGVTAAQEVVSGKTGYNFSVHARKQITQVAGFAHLRGAMGYPGMNWSVLVRVPDQEAVGALVNVSLMWIWAGICLIAILLGGIWMGRRTAGPLAVATARLASATGEVTTEAGQIARSSQTIADGASEQSASIEETSASVEEMAAMTEQNASGSQQARSLMGDAQAAIQHASESAAGMQQAMQHIKQASDQTSKIIKTIDQIAFQTNLLALNAAVEAARAGEAGKGFAVVAEEVRNLAIRSAEAAKSTSSLIEGTVGRVNEGVTVMAGLQESLDQVSGQTSKVGQLIQEIAGASQEQAQGIGQITTAISQMSKVIQQSAAEAEESASISEEMNVQAQTLGEIVGDLSEVVNGVRS, from the coding sequence ATGAAACTCAGACTCAGTCTTACCCAGCGTTTGGTCATCACGATTCTGGTCTTTGGCTTGGTTCCGATCGTCGTGTTGTCAGCGGTCAATCTCTGGACGATTGACCGGTTGAAAGGCCGGGTTGGCGTTCAGTACCAGAATTGGGCCTGTTCGATCGCGGACAAGATCGATCGCAATTTATTTGAGCGCTATGGTGATGTGCAGGCGTTCGGCGTAAACGAGGTGGTGCGCGATCGTTCGTGTTGGTATCGGGGCGGGGCGAAAGCGAATTCGCTGATCGCGGCGATGAACCAATATGTTGCGTTGTACGGGATGTATTACTTAACGATCTTGGTCGATCCGGAGGGTCGCGTGATCGCGGTCAATGATAAGGACGCGGGCGGGAAGCCGATCAACTCCGCGGCGGTATATGATCAGAATTACCGGGAGGCGGCCTGGTTTCGGGCGTGCGCGGCCGGGGAGTTCACGACCAAGATGCCCTTTACGGCCCCGGGCAATGACCTGCTGAGCGGGACGTTTATTGAGGATGTTCACGTGGATGCGGACGTGGTGAGTGCTTACCCCGGAGATGAGGGCTTGGCGCTGGGGTTTTCCGCTCCGGTGTACGACGCGGGCGGCCGGGTGATCGCCTACTGGTCGAATCGGGCGAAGTTTTCGACGGTGGAGCAGATAGTGGCGGATTCGTATGGGGATCTCAAGGCCGCGGGCAATCCATCTACCGAGTTGACGATGCTGGATGGCAGCGGTCGGATCATCGTGGACTACGATCCGCAGTTGCGCAAGTCGGAGGAAGTGGTTCACGACATGTCGGTGCTGTTGAAGTTCAATTTGGCGGAGCAGGGGGTAACGGCGGCTCAAGAGGTGGTGTCGGGCAAGACGGGCTACAATTTTTCGGTGCACGCACGGAAGCAGATCACACAAGTCGCGGGGTTCGCGCACTTGCGCGGGGCGATGGGCTATCCGGGGATGAATTGGTCCGTGCTGGTCCGGGTTCCGGACCAGGAGGCGGTGGGCGCGCTGGTGAACGTGTCGCTGATGTGGATTTGGGCGGGGATCTGCCTGATCGCGATTTTGCTGGGCGGGATCTGGATGGGTCGTCGCACGGCGGGGCCGTTGGCCGTCGCGACGGCGCGTTTGGCCTCCGCGACCGGCGAGGTCACGACGGAAGCGGGGCAAATTGCGCGGAGCAGCCAGACGATCGCGGATGGGGCCAGCGAACAATCGGCGTCGATCGAGGAGACGAGTGCGAGTGTTGAAGAGATGGCGGCGATGACGGAGCAGAATGCGAGCGGCTCGCAGCAGGCGCGTTCGCTGATGGGCGACGCGCAGGCGGCGATCCAGCATGCGAGCGAGAGTGCGGCGGGCATGCAGCAGGCGATGCAGCATATCAAGCAGGCCTCGGATCAGACCTCGAAGATCATCAAGACGATCGACCAGATCGCGTTTCAGACGAACTTGTTGGCGTTGAACGCGGCGGTCGAAGCGGCGCGGGCAGGCGAGGCCGGGAAGGGGTTTGCGGTGGTCGCGGAAGAGGTGCGGAACTTGGCGATTCGCAGCGCGGAAGCAGCCAAAAGCACCAGCAGCCTGATCGAAGGGACGGTGGGTCGCGTGAACGAAGGGGTAACGGTGATGGCGGGCTTGCAGGAATCGCTGGATCAGGTCTCGGGCCAGACGAGTAAGGTCGGCCAGCTCATCCAGGAGATCGCGGGCGCTTCGCAGGAGCAGGCGCAGGGGATCGGTCAGATCACAACCGCGATCAGTCAGATGAGCAAGGTGATTCAGCAGAGCGCGGCCGAGGCCGAAGAGAGCGCATCGATCTCGGAGGAGATGAACGTGCAGGCGCAGACGCTGGGCGAGATCGTTGGCGACTTGTCGGAGGTGGTGAATGGCGTTCGGTCATAG
- a CDS encoding response regulator, with protein MTILSVDDSATIRRIVKKTVVELGFDSLEAADGPSALKVLDENAHLINVVILDWNMPGMTGLEVLKQIKSNPKLSGVVVMMLTSEADQSFVLDALRNGAQNYLTKPFDSKLLQLKIQESLNLASKA; from the coding sequence ATGACAATCCTTTCCGTCGATGACTCGGCGACCATCCGCCGAATCGTCAAAAAAACCGTCGTCGAATTGGGCTTTGATTCCCTCGAAGCCGCGGACGGGCCATCCGCCCTCAAAGTCCTGGATGAAAACGCCCATCTCATCAATGTTGTGATCCTCGACTGGAACATGCCCGGGATGACCGGGCTGGAGGTGCTCAAACAAATCAAGAGCAATCCCAAACTCTCCGGCGTCGTCGTCATGATGCTGACTTCGGAAGCGGATCAAAGCTTCGTGCTCGATGCGCTGCGCAACGGCGCGCAAAACTATCTCACCAAGCCGTTTGATTCCAAGCTGCTGCAACTCAAGATTCAGGAAAGCCTGAATCTCGCCAGCAAAGCCTGA
- a CDS encoding chemotaxis protein CheX: MNPKIALIDFPRLQEQIAARILNEQDIDTASATSNDLQQAIDKCQLALFFWTANRPDVKARYDLVASARAALELPLLLVTTESGIKSAETVLIGQPTPEFLVTPLQPQLMNAKIKSILGLPETAADDDMREFQYVKPFVTATVQTLKQMAGLDCAKTKVELRADARSQGDASAIMALAGKVEGFLAVSCSQQLAKAIARNMLELQEGQETEEDIIDSLGEIINIIAGSAKPDLMNTEHAFQLNIPNVVIGGPHRLGQPRSGVPIVVLAFMVGGMPFEVVVCIRPNRN, encoded by the coding sequence GTGAATCCTAAGATCGCCCTGATTGATTTTCCCCGGCTGCAAGAACAGATCGCTGCGCGTATTCTCAACGAACAGGATATCGATACGGCCAGCGCGACGTCCAACGATCTGCAACAAGCCATCGACAAGTGCCAACTCGCGCTCTTCTTCTGGACCGCCAATCGACCCGATGTCAAAGCGCGTTACGACCTCGTCGCCAGCGCCCGCGCCGCCCTGGAACTGCCCCTGCTGCTCGTGACCACCGAATCCGGAATCAAGAGCGCCGAAACCGTCCTGATCGGCCAGCCCACCCCCGAATTCCTCGTCACCCCGCTGCAACCGCAGCTCATGAACGCCAAGATCAAGTCGATCCTCGGCCTGCCCGAAACCGCGGCCGATGACGACATGCGTGAGTTCCAGTATGTCAAACCCTTCGTCACCGCCACCGTCCAAACCCTGAAACAAATGGCTGGACTGGATTGCGCGAAAACGAAAGTGGAATTGCGCGCCGATGCGCGCTCCCAGGGTGATGCCTCCGCCATCATGGCCCTCGCCGGCAAAGTCGAAGGCTTTCTCGCCGTCTCCTGCTCCCAACAGCTCGCGAAAGCCATCGCCCGCAACATGCTCGAACTGCAGGAAGGCCAGGAAACGGAAGAAGACATCATCGACAGCCTGGGCGAGATCATCAACATTATCGCCGGTTCGGCCAAACCCGACCTGATGAATACCGAACACGCGTTTCAGCTCAACATTCCCAACGTCGTCATCGGCGGTCCGCACCGACTCGGTCAGCCGCGTAGCGGCGTCCCGATCGTTGTTCTGGCCTTCATGGTCGGCGGCATGCCGTTCGAAGTCGTCGTCTGCATCCGACCCAACCGCAACTGA
- a CDS encoding chemotaxis protein CheA, with product MESINLSSGCVEGCQQVRAMIERYAAAADQPAALRELAQQAGALLDDSAWTADQSEASLKKLGDLLDAMRAAESNAPPAAQEVVDDALVMEFLNDQDSVLQDFEEKCLALENGDRDVLPAIKRQLHTWKGDAGLLGFIDLSRLMHQVEDLIPQTQGLPPSLIADALLKIKDQLAAYFTAKKSGQTATLQCELPLGLLSLNATQPEQPPLPPPTPVVASVPTPPPATASVAPPDSYALPAEIDMDVFHDFLAESVEHFQNAEVALMSLEGAPDNLEAVNTVFRAFHTIKGVSSFIGISVVTELAHKAETYLDRVRKGQLVLEGGLIDLAFEACDTLKALVNQLHEALANGAITVPPNYHELLRKLENPERVAATARTEPRLGEIMMAQGAVAPEAVADALKQQDSGDHRPLGEILVDQQAAKPADVNIALRTQAAAPAKSAETDGSVKVNTSRLDNLINMVGELVIAQAMVNQDVFAQNAADQRLVRNVSQLGKITRSLQELALTMRMVSVKPLFQKMARLVRDVSRKANKEVAFETFGDETELDRNVVEAIADPLVHMVRNAVDHGIEKPDDRPALGKTRAGRVTLSAAHEGGSVVITLTDDGRGLNAEKILKKAVDLGLVEPGAQLSQAEMLKLIFMPGFSTAEKVSDVSGRGVGMDVVRTNIEALRGSVELASTPGQGCRFRIRLPLTLAIIDGMVVRAGSERFIIPTVGITESLRPQPKDISTVQGRAELINLRGDLLPVCRLHRLFNIPDAIQDLREGILVVIESKSKRCALLVDELVDQQQVVVKGLGNLFADVRCISGGAILGDGRISLIVDVDGLIHAFAD from the coding sequence ATGGAGTCGATCAACCTCAGTAGCGGCTGTGTGGAAGGCTGTCAACAGGTGCGGGCGATGATTGAACGGTACGCCGCCGCCGCGGACCAGCCCGCCGCCCTGCGCGAACTGGCCCAGCAGGCCGGAGCCCTGCTCGATGACAGCGCGTGGACCGCCGATCAAAGTGAAGCCTCCCTGAAAAAACTCGGCGACTTGCTCGATGCCATGCGCGCCGCCGAATCGAATGCACCGCCGGCCGCGCAAGAGGTCGTCGATGACGCGCTGGTCATGGAATTCCTCAATGACCAGGACTCGGTGCTCCAGGACTTCGAAGAAAAATGCCTCGCCCTCGAAAACGGCGACCGCGACGTGCTGCCCGCCATCAAGCGGCAATTGCACACGTGGAAGGGCGATGCCGGTCTGCTCGGATTCATCGACCTCTCCCGGCTCATGCATCAGGTCGAAGACCTGATCCCCCAGACCCAGGGACTGCCCCCCAGCCTGATCGCCGACGCGCTGCTCAAAATCAAAGATCAACTCGCCGCTTACTTCACCGCCAAGAAATCCGGGCAGACCGCGACCTTGCAATGCGAGCTGCCGCTCGGTTTGTTGAGCCTGAACGCCACGCAACCCGAACAACCCCCGCTGCCGCCCCCGACCCCGGTGGTTGCGTCCGTGCCGACCCCACCGCCGGCAACGGCCAGCGTCGCCCCACCCGACTCCTATGCCCTGCCCGCCGAAATCGACATGGACGTCTTCCACGACTTCCTCGCCGAGTCCGTCGAGCATTTCCAAAATGCCGAAGTTGCCCTGATGAGCCTCGAAGGCGCCCCCGATAACCTCGAAGCCGTCAACACCGTCTTCCGCGCCTTTCATACCATTAAAGGCGTGTCGAGCTTCATCGGCATCTCCGTCGTCACCGAACTCGCGCACAAAGCGGAAACCTATCTCGACCGCGTCCGCAAGGGCCAACTCGTGCTCGAAGGCGGCTTGATCGATCTCGCCTTCGAAGCCTGCGATACCCTTAAGGCGCTGGTCAATCAGCTCCATGAAGCCCTCGCCAACGGCGCGATTACCGTCCCCCCGAACTACCACGAACTGCTGCGCAAACTCGAAAACCCCGAGCGTGTCGCCGCGACCGCGCGAACCGAACCGCGACTCGGAGAGATCATGATGGCGCAAGGTGCTGTCGCACCCGAAGCCGTCGCTGACGCCCTCAAACAACAGGACTCCGGCGACCACCGCCCGTTGGGCGAAATCCTCGTCGATCAGCAGGCCGCCAAACCCGCCGATGTCAATATCGCCCTCCGAACGCAAGCCGCCGCTCCCGCCAAGAGCGCCGAGACCGACGGCAGCGTCAAAGTCAATACCTCGCGCCTCGACAATCTCATCAATATGGTCGGCGAACTCGTGATTGCCCAGGCCATGGTCAATCAGGATGTCTTCGCCCAGAACGCCGCCGATCAACGACTCGTGCGTAATGTCTCCCAGCTCGGAAAGATCACCCGCAGCTTGCAGGAACTCGCCCTCACCATGCGCATGGTCTCGGTCAAACCGCTGTTTCAGAAAATGGCCCGGCTTGTCCGCGATGTCTCCCGAAAAGCCAACAAGGAAGTCGCGTTCGAGACCTTCGGCGATGAAACCGAACTGGACCGAAATGTCGTCGAAGCCATCGCCGATCCGCTCGTCCACATGGTTCGCAACGCCGTCGATCACGGCATCGAAAAACCCGACGACCGACCCGCGCTCGGCAAAACCCGCGCCGGTCGGGTCACTCTGAGCGCCGCCCACGAAGGCGGCAGCGTCGTGATTACCCTCACCGATGACGGCCGCGGCCTCAATGCCGAGAAAATTCTCAAAAAGGCCGTCGATCTCGGCCTCGTCGAACCCGGCGCGCAGCTCAGCCAGGCCGAGATGCTTAAGCTGATCTTCATGCCCGGCTTCTCCACCGCCGAAAAGGTCTCCGATGTCTCCGGGCGCGGCGTCGGCATGGATGTCGTCCGCACCAACATCGAAGCCCTCCGCGGCAGCGTGGAACTCGCCTCCACCCCCGGACAGGGCTGCCGCTTCCGCATCCGACTACCGCTCACCCTGGCCATCATCGATGGCATGGTCGTCCGAGCCGGCAGTGAGCGCTTCATTATCCCGACCGTCGGCATTACGGAGTCCCTGCGCCCCCAGCCCAAAGATATCAGCACCGTCCAAGGGCGCGCCGAACTCATCAACCTGCGCGGCGACCTGCTGCCCGTCTGCCGCTTGCACCGCCTGTTCAACATTCCTGACGCCATCCAGGATCTCCGCGAGGGGATTCTGGTCGTCATTGAAAGCAAAAGCAAGCGTTGCGCCCTGCTGGTCGATGAACTCGTCGATCAGCAACAGGTCGTCGTCAAAGGCCTCGGCAACCTGTTCGCGGACGTCCGCTGTATCAGCGGCGGAGCCATCCTCGGCGATGGCCGCATCAGTCTGATCGTCGATGTGGACGGACTAATCCACGCCTTCGCGGACTGA
- a CDS encoding purine-binding chemotaxis protein CheW, with protein MSNDRNNPSAAPDARGGKYLTFVLATEEYGFEILKVREIIGLMDITRVPSMPAYVVGVINLRGKVIPVVDLRLKFGMDSTDHTPETCIIVVAVQGQLMGVVVDKVSEVLDIRAADIEDAPGVGAAVEIRFILGMAKAKGSVKILLDVDRVLSETEQAELLAGTLA; from the coding sequence ATGAGCAACGATCGGAACAACCCCTCCGCCGCCCCCGATGCCCGCGGCGGAAAATACCTGACCTTCGTACTCGCGACCGAAGAGTACGGGTTCGAGATCCTGAAAGTCCGCGAGATCATCGGCCTGATGGATATTACCCGCGTCCCCAGCATGCCCGCCTATGTCGTCGGCGTCATCAACCTGCGCGGGAAAGTGATCCCCGTCGTCGATCTGCGCCTGAAGTTCGGCATGGATTCCACCGACCATACCCCCGAGACCTGCATCATCGTCGTCGCCGTGCAGGGACAACTGATGGGAGTGGTCGTGGACAAAGTCTCCGAAGTCCTCGATATCCGAGCCGCCGACATCGAGGATGCGCCCGGCGTCGGAGCCGCCGTCGAGATCCGCTTCATTCTCGGCATGGCGAAGGCCAAAGGCAGCGTCAAAATCCTGCTCGACGTCGATCGCGTGCTCTCCGAAACCGAGCAGGCCGAACTGCTTGCCGGAACGCTGGCCTGA